One genomic segment of Primulina tabacum isolate GXHZ01 chromosome 9, ASM2559414v2, whole genome shotgun sequence includes these proteins:
- the LOC142556250 gene encoding uncharacterized protein LOC142556250 isoform X2 encodes MEESSLMNTIFRKRKEISSSSEDQFDGSFTRSKAQMCIDRSGSGRSLPEVISEEPSPVAGFSGLNRGNAWGGSSIKDLRARRVFTPDVNSILQEQNEEKWEEGKESLEGLNSQSVQGPVFDMGSGSMKVDEISAIKNEANSGDGSVIRSKMALTLSTKRKVFKTPGSFSYRRLLPYLTDTLNDDSQIELVDVVTPCMSRGSCTVKSNSKSYIENYHNDCVERQKCHPENTKSSKDKVMQNFQSGLLCNNKDFRGRQDKGDDPSKNIGPHRTEQRNHQDGTSHVHVSSEEKLIQMTPPDPDIFSQTENGVDTEYVESSTFLTENQIRTNNYVCLNQSLDGKQLSDSIDSLVLNPSSRRRVFKHPRSLSYRRLLPFLLEISNDNSIKRQKPVVEIIEKPHPLATGTSVEQKQVKKLLTEISSGTQQTEILEEVLLPADILPVGSSRDAGAKPSSSTHISLFTADLSNVKPSSEVSDIGDSPCVILGLQTGGILQSQSSPRKLETECPHTDTNGLEMNEHSTLQIEESEQVAKQTKCSDLGLELFNDNRESIEDVQLNQGMLKMDVCNSLFSTIAGPPKGILKKNPRGCRGPCNCLNCASFHLHAERAFEFSKNQMHDAEEVALELMKELARLRHLLNKSITNENGSEIAPLNLVKQACAKSLETEKLAKVRLCQLNCDLNIHCRIPALLQPKVTFSNNIRERAFPTSDQLVSMAKTE; translated from the exons ATGGAAGAATCGTCATTAATGAATACCATTTTCCGGAAAAGAAAGGAAATATCATCATCATCGGAGGACCAATTTGATGGCAGTTTCACCAGAAGCAAAGCCCAGATGTGCATCGACCGCAGTGGCTCCGGAAGATCCCTCCCTGAAGTAATTTCCGAAGAACCATCACCAGTGGCAGGTTTTTCGGGTCTAAATCGTGGCAATGCTTGGGGAGGATCGTCGATTAAAGATCTCCGGGCACGGAGAGTTTTCACTCCTGATGTTAATTCAATCCTTCAAGAGCAAAACGAGGAGAAGTGGGAAGAGGGAAAAGAGTCTTTGGAAGGTTTAAATTCTCAATCGGTTCAGGGTCCGGTATTTGATATGGGTTCGGGTTCTATGAAGGTGGATGAGATTTCTGCGATAAAGAATGAGGCGAATTCCGGAGATGGATCTGTTATCAGAAGCAAAATG GCCCTTACTCTGTCTACTAAAAGGAAGGTTTTCAAGACTCCAGGATCTTTTAGTTATAGAAGGTTGCTGCCATATCTGACTGACACATTGAATGATGATTCCC AAATTGAATTAGTGGATGTAGTAACTCCATGTATGTCAAGGGGGTCTTGTACTGTGAAGTCTAATTCGAAGTCATACATCGAAAATTATCATAATGATTGCGTTGAGCGTCAGAAGTGTCATCCTGAAAATACCAAGTCATCCAAGGACAAAGTAATGCAGAATTTTCAATCGGGACTCCTCTGCAACAACAAGGATTTTCGTGGTAGACAAGATAAAGGGGATGACCCTTCCAAAAATATTGGGCCTCACAGAACGGAACAAAGAAACCACCAGGATGGTACGAGTCATGTGCATGTTTCATCGGAAGAGAAGTTGATTCAAATGACACCTCCTGATcctgatattttctctcaaactgAGAATGGCGTCGATACAGAATATGTTGAAAGTAGCACTTTTCTGACAGAGAACCAAATTCGCACGAACAACTATGTTTGCCTCAACCAAAGTTTAGATGGGAAACAGCTCTCTGATTCAATCGACAGTCTG GTTCTTAATCCTAGTAGCCGACGAAGGGTGTTTAAACATCCACGATCCCTCAGTTACCGAAGACTGCTTCCTTTTCTGTTGGAAATTTCCAACGACAATTCAA TTAAACGGCAAAAACCTGTTGTAGAAATTATAGAAAAACCACATCCTCTAGCTACTGGTACTTCTGTTGAACAGAAGCAAGTGAAGAAATTGCTAACTGAGATTTCTTCCGGGACCCAACAGACAGAGATTCTGGAGGAAGTTCTGCTGCCTGCAGATATTCTTCCAGTTGGTTCATCTCGGGATGCTGGTGCCAAACCAAGCTCATCGACACATATATCTCTTTTTACTGCTGATCTGTCAAATGTCAAGCCGAGTTCAGAAGTTTCTGATATTGGAGATAGTCCATGCGTGATTCTTGGTTTGCAGACCGGAGGAATATTGCAATCTCAAAGCAGCCCCAGAAAGTTAGAAACAGAATGTCCCCACACTGATACTAATGGTCTTGAAATGAATGAGCATTCGACTCTCCAAATTGAAGAATCTGAACAGGTTGCTAAACAGACCAAATGCTCGGACCTGGGATTGGAACTGTTTAATGACAATAGAGAATCAATTGAAGATGTTCAATTGAACCAAGGCATGTTGAAGATGGATGTATGCAATTCTTTATTTTCTACTATTGCCGGTCCTCCCAAAggaattttaaagaaaaatccaAGAGGTTGTAGAGGGCCTTGTAATTGTCTAAATTGTGCTTCTTTCCATCTTCATGCTGAGAGAGCATTTGAGTTTTCTAAGAATCAGATGCACGATGCTGAAGAAGTTGCATTGGAGTTGATGAAAGAGTTGGCAAGACTTCGCCATTTGTTGAATAAGTCCATCACCAACGAAAATGGTTCTGAGATCGCCCCACTCAATCTG GTTAAACAAGCTTGCGCCAAGTCACTTGAAACAGAAAAACTAGCAAAAGTGCGCCTTTGCCAATTGAACTGTGATCTTAATATTCATTGCAGAATTCCG GCCTTGCTCCAGCCTAAGGTGACGTTCTCTAATAATATCCGAGAACGGGCTTTTCCAACGTCAGATCAGCTTGTCAGCATGGCAAAGACAGAATAA
- the LOC142556250 gene encoding uncharacterized protein LOC142556250 isoform X1, with protein MEESSLMNTIFRKRKEISSSSEDQFDGSFTRSKAQMCIDRSGSGRSLPEVISEEPSPVAGFSGLNRGNAWGGSSIKDLRARRVFTPDVNSILQEQNEEKWEEGKESLEGLNSQSVQGPVFDMGSGSMKVDEISAIKNEANSGDGSVIRSKMALTLSTKRKVFKTPGSFSYRRLLPYLTDTLNDDSRVSEIELVDVVTPCMSRGSCTVKSNSKSYIENYHNDCVERQKCHPENTKSSKDKVMQNFQSGLLCNNKDFRGRQDKGDDPSKNIGPHRTEQRNHQDGTSHVHVSSEEKLIQMTPPDPDIFSQTENGVDTEYVESSTFLTENQIRTNNYVCLNQSLDGKQLSDSIDSLVLNPSSRRRVFKHPRSLSYRRLLPFLLEISNDNSIKRQKPVVEIIEKPHPLATGTSVEQKQVKKLLTEISSGTQQTEILEEVLLPADILPVGSSRDAGAKPSSSTHISLFTADLSNVKPSSEVSDIGDSPCVILGLQTGGILQSQSSPRKLETECPHTDTNGLEMNEHSTLQIEESEQVAKQTKCSDLGLELFNDNRESIEDVQLNQGMLKMDVCNSLFSTIAGPPKGILKKNPRGCRGPCNCLNCASFHLHAERAFEFSKNQMHDAEEVALELMKELARLRHLLNKSITNENGSEIAPLNLVKQACAKSLETEKLAKVRLCQLNCDLNIHCRIPALLQPKVTFSNNIRERAFPTSDQLVSMAKTE; from the exons ATGGAAGAATCGTCATTAATGAATACCATTTTCCGGAAAAGAAAGGAAATATCATCATCATCGGAGGACCAATTTGATGGCAGTTTCACCAGAAGCAAAGCCCAGATGTGCATCGACCGCAGTGGCTCCGGAAGATCCCTCCCTGAAGTAATTTCCGAAGAACCATCACCAGTGGCAGGTTTTTCGGGTCTAAATCGTGGCAATGCTTGGGGAGGATCGTCGATTAAAGATCTCCGGGCACGGAGAGTTTTCACTCCTGATGTTAATTCAATCCTTCAAGAGCAAAACGAGGAGAAGTGGGAAGAGGGAAAAGAGTCTTTGGAAGGTTTAAATTCTCAATCGGTTCAGGGTCCGGTATTTGATATGGGTTCGGGTTCTATGAAGGTGGATGAGATTTCTGCGATAAAGAATGAGGCGAATTCCGGAGATGGATCTGTTATCAGAAGCAAAATG GCCCTTACTCTGTCTACTAAAAGGAAGGTTTTCAAGACTCCAGGATCTTTTAGTTATAGAAGGTTGCTGCCATATCTGACTGACACATTGAATGATGATTCCC GTGTTTCAGAAATTGAATTAGTGGATGTAGTAACTCCATGTATGTCAAGGGGGTCTTGTACTGTGAAGTCTAATTCGAAGTCATACATCGAAAATTATCATAATGATTGCGTTGAGCGTCAGAAGTGTCATCCTGAAAATACCAAGTCATCCAAGGACAAAGTAATGCAGAATTTTCAATCGGGACTCCTCTGCAACAACAAGGATTTTCGTGGTAGACAAGATAAAGGGGATGACCCTTCCAAAAATATTGGGCCTCACAGAACGGAACAAAGAAACCACCAGGATGGTACGAGTCATGTGCATGTTTCATCGGAAGAGAAGTTGATTCAAATGACACCTCCTGATcctgatattttctctcaaactgAGAATGGCGTCGATACAGAATATGTTGAAAGTAGCACTTTTCTGACAGAGAACCAAATTCGCACGAACAACTATGTTTGCCTCAACCAAAGTTTAGATGGGAAACAGCTCTCTGATTCAATCGACAGTCTG GTTCTTAATCCTAGTAGCCGACGAAGGGTGTTTAAACATCCACGATCCCTCAGTTACCGAAGACTGCTTCCTTTTCTGTTGGAAATTTCCAACGACAATTCAA TTAAACGGCAAAAACCTGTTGTAGAAATTATAGAAAAACCACATCCTCTAGCTACTGGTACTTCTGTTGAACAGAAGCAAGTGAAGAAATTGCTAACTGAGATTTCTTCCGGGACCCAACAGACAGAGATTCTGGAGGAAGTTCTGCTGCCTGCAGATATTCTTCCAGTTGGTTCATCTCGGGATGCTGGTGCCAAACCAAGCTCATCGACACATATATCTCTTTTTACTGCTGATCTGTCAAATGTCAAGCCGAGTTCAGAAGTTTCTGATATTGGAGATAGTCCATGCGTGATTCTTGGTTTGCAGACCGGAGGAATATTGCAATCTCAAAGCAGCCCCAGAAAGTTAGAAACAGAATGTCCCCACACTGATACTAATGGTCTTGAAATGAATGAGCATTCGACTCTCCAAATTGAAGAATCTGAACAGGTTGCTAAACAGACCAAATGCTCGGACCTGGGATTGGAACTGTTTAATGACAATAGAGAATCAATTGAAGATGTTCAATTGAACCAAGGCATGTTGAAGATGGATGTATGCAATTCTTTATTTTCTACTATTGCCGGTCCTCCCAAAggaattttaaagaaaaatccaAGAGGTTGTAGAGGGCCTTGTAATTGTCTAAATTGTGCTTCTTTCCATCTTCATGCTGAGAGAGCATTTGAGTTTTCTAAGAATCAGATGCACGATGCTGAAGAAGTTGCATTGGAGTTGATGAAAGAGTTGGCAAGACTTCGCCATTTGTTGAATAAGTCCATCACCAACGAAAATGGTTCTGAGATCGCCCCACTCAATCTG GTTAAACAAGCTTGCGCCAAGTCACTTGAAACAGAAAAACTAGCAAAAGTGCGCCTTTGCCAATTGAACTGTGATCTTAATATTCATTGCAGAATTCCG GCCTTGCTCCAGCCTAAGGTGACGTTCTCTAATAATATCCGAGAACGGGCTTTTCCAACGTCAGATCAGCTTGTCAGCATGGCAAAGACAGAATAA
- the LOC142556251 gene encoding crocetin glucosyltransferase, chloroplastic-like, with translation MNSRHVLFITYPAQGHINPALRFAQRLIHIGIDVTFVTTVNARRRMVKASAGDAPKGLNFETFSDGYDDGFKPSDDVNCYMSELRNSGSRNLKDIIVASSERGSPVTCLVYTLLIPWAAEVAREVHVPCALLWIQPATVLDVYYYYFRGFEDEIKENSDDPSWKIQFPGIPYDLSKCDLPSFILPSSSERYSFALPSFKEQIDALDLETKPKVLVNTFDALEPDALKSIENYEFIGIGPLISPAFLSDRQVSSDKSFGVDLFQKSDDYIEWLNSKPDSSVVYVSFGSLLNLPKSQMEEIARGLLDSKRPFLWVIRAKQDDNIEEDERLSCMEELGSLGKIVPWCSQLEVLTHKSLGCFVTHCGWNSTLESLSCGVPMVAFPQWTDQGTNAKLIEDVWKVGVRVKVNENGVVESDGIRSCIEQVMDGGERGRELRENGRKWKVLARKSMEEDGSSNNNLKAFLQEIRIK, from the coding sequence ATGAATTCCCGCCACGTCCTCTTCATCACATATCCGGCGCAAGGACACATCAACCCCGCGCTTCGGTTCGCCCAAAGACTAATCCACATAGGGATTGATGTCACCTTCGTCACCACCGTGAATGCGCGGCGGCGCATGGTCAAAGCCTCAGCCGGAGACGCCCCTAAAGGCCTCAACTTCGAGACATTTTCCGACGGCTACGACGATGGCTTCAAGCCTAGCGACGACGTCAACTGCTACATGTCGGAATTAAGAAATAGTGGCTCGAGAAATTTGAAAGATATAATCGTCGCTTCGTCGGAGCGAGGCAGCCCCGTCACGTGCTTGGTGTACACACTCCTGATCCCATGGGCGGCGGAGGTGGCGCGCGAGGTTCATGTCCCTTGTGCGCTTCTTTGGATTCAACCGGCCACCGTGTTGGATGTGTATTACTATTATTTTAGAGGTTTTGAAGATGAAATAAAGGAGAACTCTGATGATCCCTCATGGAAAATTCAGTTCCCCGGAATCCCATACGACTTGTCCAAATGTGATCTTCCATCTTTTATACTTCCTTCGAGCTCCGAAAGATACAGCTTCGCGCTTCCATCTTTCAAGGAGCAAATTGATGCCCTCGATTTGGAAACGAAACCGAAGGTTTTAGTGAACACTTTCGATGCGTTGGAGCCTGATGCTTTGAAATCCATTGAGAACTATGAGTTTATCGGGATCGGACCCTTGATCTCTCCTGCTTTCTTATCGGATCGTCAAGTCTCGTCGGACAAATCATTCGGGGTCGATCTTTTTCAGAAATCAGATGATTACATTGAATGGTTGAACTCAAAGCCGGATTCATCAGTGGTTTATGTCTCATTTGGCAGTTTGTTGAATCTTCCAAAATCACAGATGGAAGAGATCGCAAGAGGCTTATTGGATTCTAAAAGGCCATTTCTATGGGTTATTCGAGCTAAGCAAGACGACAATATTGAAGAAGATGAGAGGCTGAGTTGTATGGAGGAACTTGGAAGTCTTGGGAAAATAGTGCCATGGTGTTCCCAGCTGGAGGTTCTGACACACAAGTCGTTAGGGTGCTTCGTTACGCACTGCGGATGGAACTCGACTTTGGAGAGCCTGTCGTGTGGCGTGCCGATGGTGGCCTTTCCTCAATGGACGGATCAAGGGACGAACGCGAAGCTGATCGAAGATGTGTGGAAGGTAGGGGTTAGAGTGAAAGTGAATGAGAATGGCGTGGTTGAGAGCGATGGGATCAGGTCTTGCATCGAGCAAGTGATGGATGGAGGTGAACGTGGGAGAGAATTGAGGGAGAATGGTAGAAAATGGAAGGTTTTGGCAAGAAAATCTATGGAGGAAGATGGATCTTCCAACAACAACTTGAAAGCATTTCTTCAAGAAATTCGGATTAAATAG
- the LOC142504517 gene encoding UDP-glycosyltransferase 75C1-like, with translation MAELRSHSPPPAAACNVFMKHSPHSMVCLMSLSTTASTLNRPNGLSSFMADLMKAGSENLVKILEKLVEMGQKVDCLVYSFLLPWAARVARSVKVPSAFLSIQCATAFSIYHRFFNGHDGIYNVNGGIIDELQTSVSVKIPQLPLFSATDLPTFLLPDDPLNTFMIPLMQEHIQELEYDAEPCVFVNTFEELEEDAIRTFKDKMNLIAVGPLIPSAFTRGDVNGLTEKSYGADLFHKNEDYFQWLDDKDEHSVIYISFGSIVVLKKEQKEEILQGLREIKRPFLWVIRTTDREQEYIHKSLQHEVKNGDGLIVPWCSQMEVLAHKSIGCFVTHCGWNSTLESLFSGVPMISCPHFSDQTTNAKMVEEVWGTGVRARVNGDVVIGRDEFKRCLEMVMRDGERGREIRYHCKKWRGLAMEVVKEGGSTNKNLKCVVDGNYKV, from the coding sequence ATGGCGGAGCTAAGGTCACATTCACCACCACCGGCCGCGGCCTGCAACGTGTTCATGAAACACTCCCCTCACTCAATGGTTTGTCTTATGTCTCTTTCTACGACGGCCTCGACCCTGAATCGGCCGAATGGTCTTTCGTCCTTTATGGCGGATTTGATGAAGGCAGGCTCCGAAAATCTCGTAAAGATCCTTGAGAAGTTAGTAGAAATGGGCCAAAAGGTGGACTGTTTAGTTTACAGCTTTCTCCTCCCTTGGGCGGCGAGGGTGGCGCGTTCTGTGAAAGTTCCTTCTGCTTTTCTTTCTATACAATGCGCCACCGCCTTCTCGATTTATCACCGCTTCTTCAACGGCCATGACGGAATTTACAATGTTAATGGTGGAATTATAGATGAGCTTCAAACTTCTGTTTCTGTAAAGATTCCACAATTGCCATTGTTTTCAGCCACTGATCTGCCTACTTTCCTACTACCTGATGATCCTTTGAATACTTTTATGATCCCTTTGATGCAAGAACACATACAAGAACTTGAGTATGACGCTGAACCGTGTGTTTTTGTGAATACGTTTGAAGAATTAGAGGAAGATGCAATAAGGACGTTTAAAGACAAGATGAATCTTATTGCTGTTGGCCCATTGATTCCATCGGCTTTCACCCGTGGAGACGTGAACGGCTTGACGGAAAAATCCTACGGTGCCGATTTGTTCCACAAAAATGAAGACTACTTCCAATGGCTAGATGACAAAGATGAACATTCTGTGATCTATATCTCATTTGGCAGCATAGTGGTGCTAAAGAAAGAGCAAAAAGAAGAGATCCTGCAGGGACTGAGAGAAATAAAAAGACCCTTTTTGTGGGTCATCAGAACGACAGACAGAGAACAAGAATATATACATAAAAGTCTTCAACACGAGGTTAAAAATGGGGATGGCCTCATAGTTCCATGGTGTTCGCAGATGGAGGTTCTAGCACACAAATCCATCGGCTGTTTCGTTACACATTGTGGATGGAATTCGACACTCGAGAGCTTGTTCTCTGGAGTTCCTATGATCAGTTGTCCACATTTTTCTGATCAAACTACGAATGCAAAAATGGTGGAAGAGGTGTGGGGGACGGGGGTGAGAGCTAGGGTCAACGGAGACGTAGTTATTGGGAGAGATGAGTTCAAGAGATGCCTGGAAATGGTGATGAGGGATGGAGAGAGGGGGAGGGAGATCAGATATCATTGTAAGAAATGGAGAGGCTTGGCTATGGAGGTTGTCAAAGAGGGTGGTTCAACAAACAAGAACTTGAAGTGTGTCGTGGATGGCAACTATAAGGTTTAG